The stretch of DNA TCCGAATACCTGCGGATGCTGGCCAGAGGGTACGAACCGAAGCCGTTGCCCTCTTTCCAATATAGGGAATTGATGACCCTATTATACGATATTCAGAATGCTTTAGGCGATTATGACGCCCCAAAAGCCATCGCGGTCTTAGAAGAAACCCTGCTTGAAATGCATGCCGTTTTAGCCCCGGAAAGGAGAAAAAACAATGGCCATCACCAAAATCTGGCCCGTCAAGGACAGCTTGAACCGTGTCATTGAGTATGCCAAAAACGTTGATAAAACCGAAAATCCCGACTTTTTAAACTCCGATCTCTATCAGGTGCTGCACTACGCAGCCGATGAAAACAAGACCAAATTTGAACGACAATACTATGTAACCGGCATTAACTGCGCCGTCAAAACCGCCGGACAGCAGATGCAGATCACCAAAGAAAGGTTTGGCAAAACAGGTGGAATCCTGGCCCATCACGCCTGTCAAAGCTTCAGACCCGACGAGCTTACACCCAAAGAGTGCCACACAATCGGTGTCAAGCTCGCGCAAAAAATGTGGGGCGACAAGTATGAAGTGATCGTGAGCACCCACCTTAATACCAACTGCCTGCACAACCATTTCGTCATCAATTCCGTCTCTTTCCTTGACGGAAAGAAGTACAATGAACGCAAAGCAGAATACCAGCGGCTGCGGGATACCTCCGACGCTCTATGCCGAGAACAGCATCTGTCCGTGATTGAAAACCCCACAAAACGCAAACGGAGTCCGGGCCTTTACCAGGCAGAAAAACAGGGAGAGCCGACACGTTATGCCCTTTATCGTTCCGATATCGACGAAGCCATTGAACGCTCAATGACGATGAAAGAATTCTACGACTATCTGAGACAAAAAGGGTATCAGATTAAAGGGAAAATTGATTCCTGCGCGCTGAAGCTGCCACATTATCCACGCTTCACACGCTTTAAAACACTCGGAGAAGCCTACTCCGTGCTGCACATTCAAGATCAGATCTATAGACAAAGAGGGCCAGAAGTCCGGGAAAGAAGCAAAGAACCCATTTTATTCTTTGTACCCACACCAAAGAAATTACAGATCGAAGGCATACTGGGATTTGGAGAGGAGTACCGAAAACTTCGCAACCTTTACTTGTTTTTTTGCTACCAATTGGGGATCTATCCCAAAAACAAAGGACAGGTTTCCATGAGCCCTTATATCAAAGAAGAAGTCCGCCGCATGGAAGAAATATCCCAGCAGACCATCTTTTTGTGCAAAAATCAGATCGATACCTATGAACAGCTCAAAGAAAAACAGGAAGAAATTCAGACAGAGATGGATGATTTAATCAACAAAAGAAAGAAGCTTAACAACAAAATGCGGCGGGCAGAGCCAAAATCGAAAGAGCGATTTAGTCAGGAGAAAAAGGAATTGACGAAACAGATTTCAGGACTTCGTAAGGACTTGAAGTTGGCAATCGGCGTTGAAAAACGAGCATTAGATATGGTTGAGCAGCTTGAAACTACATTGATCGCTATGAATAAAGAGAAAGTGATTATTCATAAAAAAAAGAAATATCGATGATAAAATAAATTTAAGTAATTGGATTAAGATTCGACATATAAGTATAAAGTATTAAATACAAAATATTCATTGGAAATTTTTAGTTAGCTAAGAAACTTAAAAAATATATAGAAGAAAAAGAATAATGCCAATGAAACACTTAAGTTAAAGTCTTTGTTATGATTAAATTGTATTTTTATAGAAAATCACTAAACATAAAGTTCTTGACAAAAATAAGTATCTAATATAGAATTAAAGAAAATTAAATATATGTTTGTAGACGGATACAAACATTTTGATAGGTTTACGATGTAGCAAACTGAGATAACTTTTGGGGTCTCTGTTTGCTTTTTTGTTAGTATCGATTTTAAAGGTTGGCAGGACGGTGATAAGATGGAAGAGGTAATATTGGACGATAAGAAAAAAACAACGGTTGTTATTGTAGATGATGAACCCATTATTATCATGGATTTAGAAGAGGTTCTGGAAAATCTTGGATACAAAGTAGTAGGAAAAGCGCTTGATGGATTTGAAGCCATTGAAATATGTCGCTATAAAAAGCCGGATGTTGTGCTTATGGATGTTGAGATGCCTGTCCTTGATGGGTTTGCGGCAGCTAACTGCATTTTGGAAGAGGCCCTTGCTGAAACCGTAATTATGGTCACAGCATATAATGATAAAAAATTTGTAGATCAGGCAATGGAGATAGGCGCTTCAGGATATTTGGTAAAACCCATTAATGAGCGTTCCATCATGCCTTGTATCAATGTCGCTAGAGCCAGAAGCAAGGAGATTATACACCTTAAGCAAGAGGTGAAGAAGACAAAGGAGCTTGTAGAAGCAAGAAAGATTATTGAAAAGGCTAAAGGTTTGATTATGAAGAAAAAAAATATCAGCGAAAATGAAGCTTATGAGTATATCCGTTTGATTAGCAAAGAAAAACAGATTTCGATGCAGCGAGTCGCTGAAATTTTACTTAAGGGAAGACGAAAATAATGTCTGTACTTATTCGAAATTTATGTGAAAAATATACTAATTTAACGGAAGAAGATATTGATATCATTATAGAAAAGTCAGAAGTACTTGCTGATATTGCCTCCAAAACAGATCAAGATGTTTTTATTGACTGTCCCTGCATTCAAATATCTGAGGCGGTGGTTGTGGCAGAAGCTTTAAAAAAAGATTCACTTTACCAGCTAAGTACGTTAGGTTGTATCGTTCGTGAGGAAGATGAACCTGCGGTTTTTAGAACTTTTCGTTCTGGAGAGGAAACTGAAGAGGTTGAAGCCACAATTTTTTCTTCAAGATTAGAGGGAAGAGTCATTCAAAATGTTCAGCCAATAAAAAATAAGGATAAAACCATTGGTGTTTTAATTTTTGAGAGACCAACCAAGGAAGACTGGCCTTTAAAAAGAAATACAAAAAAATTGATGGCAAATACAGCGGGAACTTTGCCTATTTTAAAAGACTGTGTCTGGATTACAGAGTACTTTGATGATGCGCTTATTATTGTAAGTGAAAATGGCGTGATTTTATACCGCAATACAGTTGCTGCTAAACTGTACAGAAAACAGGGATATGTTTATGATATTTTAGGACAGGAATATTCAAAAGTTTCACTCCATGGTGAGTTACTGCCCAAAGATGGTAAACGCTCCGAAGCAGACATGAAAATTGGGGCTTACTATTATCGTATACGACAGTTCAATTTAAAGGATAAAGGCGTATTTTTAATTGTTATTCGTGATATTACAGAACTCAGAATAAACGAACAGGAGTTGATTTTAAAATCCACTGCTATCCAAGAGATCCATCATAGAATTAAAAATAATTTGCAAACAGTGCACAGTTTGCTCCGTTTACAATGGCGTCGGGCAAAATCAGTAGAGACACAAACCGCTTTATCAGATGCTATGAACCGAATCCTTAGCA from Eubacterium sp. 1001713B170207_170306_E7 encodes:
- a CDS encoding relaxase/mobilization nuclease domain-containing protein, whose product is MAITKIWPVKDSLNRVIEYAKNVDKTENPDFLNSDLYQVLHYAADENKTKFERQYYVTGINCAVKTAGQQMQITKERFGKTGGILAHHACQSFRPDELTPKECHTIGVKLAQKMWGDKYEVIVSTHLNTNCLHNHFVINSVSFLDGKKYNERKAEYQRLRDTSDALCREQHLSVIENPTKRKRSPGLYQAEKQGEPTRYALYRSDIDEAIERSMTMKEFYDYLRQKGYQIKGKIDSCALKLPHYPRFTRFKTLGEAYSVLHIQDQIYRQRGPEVRERSKEPILFFVPTPKKLQIEGILGFGEEYRKLRNLYLFFCYQLGIYPKNKGQVSMSPYIKEEVRRMEEISQQTIFLCKNQIDTYEQLKEKQEEIQTEMDDLINKRKKLNNKMRRAEPKSKERFSQEKKELTKQISGLRKDLKLAIGVEKRALDMVEQLETTLIAMNKEKVIIHKKKKYR
- a CDS encoding response regulator; translated protein: MEEVILDDKKKTTVVIVDDEPIIIMDLEEVLENLGYKVVGKALDGFEAIEICRYKKPDVVLMDVEMPVLDGFAAANCILEEALAETVIMVTAYNDKKFVDQAMEIGASGYLVKPINERSIMPCINVARARSKEIIHLKQEVKKTKELVEARKIIEKAKGLIMKKKNISENEAYEYIRLISKEKQISMQRVAEILLKGRRK
- a CDS encoding histidine kinase N-terminal domain-containing protein; the protein is MSVLIRNLCEKYTNLTEEDIDIIIEKSEVLADIASKTDQDVFIDCPCIQISEAVVVAEALKKDSLYQLSTLGCIVREEDEPAVFRTFRSGEETEEVEATIFSSRLEGRVIQNVQPIKNKDKTIGVLIFERPTKEDWPLKRNTKKLMANTAGTLPILKDCVWITEYFDDALIIVSENGVILYRNTVAAKLYRKQGYVYDILGQEYSKVSLHGELLPKDGKRSEADMKIGAYYYRIRQFNLKDKGVFLIVIRDITELRINEQELILKSTAIQEIHHRIKNNLQTVHSLLRLQWRRAKSVETQTALSDAMNRILSIATTHESLLYSGVDEISLFTVIEEIKKNFTDLMNLEKQKIEIDVTGDDLRVSSDISSSIALVINELIQNSLKYAFENRKNGRITIAVSEGNMGYANITVTDNGTGYEVQQENKSLGLKIVENLVQNKLKGRLEIQSGNGGTQVTFDFKIK